TTTATACCAAGTTCTTTCTCCAATAAAttatatttatatcatcagaTAGCGAAACTCAGCATGATCCCTGTATCCTGCATTCTGGAAGTCATCTTGGATAAAATTCGATACTCGAGAGACACAAAATTGAGCATACTGCTGGTTCTTCTCGGTGTTGCTGTTTGTACTGTAACTGATGTGAGTGTTAATACTAAAGGATTTGTTGCTGCAATTGTCGCTGTCTGGAGCACTTCCCTGCAACAATATGTAAGTCATCGGTTGCTCAAAATAAGATGTTATCttttgatcaatatttttttGTAAACCTAATACAATAGATGGACTGTCTAGTTAGCTTTCTTGATATTATGAAAATCCACTTGCACCTTATTTTAGATTGCTAGATGTTTCTTGCTTAGTCCATCTTTTCACTATTTGGTGCATATAAGCTAATTAACCCCCTTGGCCAAATTAATTACTCCATTATGTataattgtatttttttctttcatgtcTTGATATTATGAATACACCCACTTATACCTATCGTAACTTTTATATAATGTCAATTTTTTTCTTATCCTAGCTTGGTTTTTTAACTGGAATCTCCCAGTTCTGATAGAACTTGTCTTATGTAACATATCCGGCTACCTTTTGGTTGTTTGTGTAGTATGTACATCACCTTCAACGGAAGTATCAACTTGGATCTTTCAGCCTATTGGGGCATACTGCGCCTGTCCAGGCTGCATCACTGTTGGTTGTAGGTCCCTTTCTGGATTACTGGTTGACAGGCAAAAGAGTCGACCACTACGATTATAATGTAGTTTCGGTGGTAAGTATAAATCTTATCTTGAAGCTCTCCGTTCTTTGAACTTCTATATGATGTTTGGTGTCAGAGGCTAAGGTTATAGATGATTGAGTGTTCCTAAAACTTAGAACTTTGTAGATATATGTAAGAACTAAGAAGTAGATAATACTTGGTTTGAGCCTCCCTAACCCACCAAACCTCATCCTAACTCATCTATAGGCGCTACACACAGGTTTCTGTTTGTTATAGGTAGTACATAATTGAGTTATTGCCTTATCGGTGGAGTGGATGCTTAGTATTCTGTTTGGACCTTCCATGTACCATTTTTAAATGTCTTCTGATGTAGGAGCATCTTGGAACACTGCGTTTAAAGATTTATTATTTAAATGCGCTGCTCAATATGCTGCAGTACAAGTAGCCATTTAAGCATTGCTATGTATAATCTGCTCAAGTGTTGAAGAAAGGTGCTTAAGGCTTGACTTTAGTTGTTCATTCTTGCATACCAAATCCAAAATATACCTCCAGTAGAGCAAAGGTTAAAACTGAATTCCACATTTGTGGAGAAGACTTATGTAGGTCGTTAGGAAATAACTGTCCCTATTACTTCGAGTTTGCTCTATAACAGTTTAAGTAAACTATTCACTGTTTACTGAATCTAGACTGATGAGTTGTCATTCTTTTCTCTTGTATTTGTTCTGCTTTTATTTTTTGTATGCTTCTTACAGTGAATACAGAGCACCGGCACTAATGATTGGGTTTTATTTCTACCTTGCAGTTATTCATCACTTCTTCGTGCATCATTGCGATAGGGACAAACCTTAGTCAATTTATCTGCATAGGCAGATTCACAGCTGTATCATTCCAAGTCCTTGGGCATATGAAGACTATCCTAGTCTTAATACTGGGGTTCATACTTTTTGGGAAAGAAGGTCTCAATCCACAAGTAGTTCTGGGAATGATAATAGCAGTATTAGGAATGATCTGGTACGGGAATGCCTCATCTAAACCAGGTGGCAAAGAGCGGCGTAGTAGCCATTCTCTACCAACCAGCAGACCTCAAAAACATGGGTCAGATACCAGCGAGACCGATGGGAAGATCTAACACGTTGAAGAAAATCTTAGATGGCTGGATATATCCGATTTCAGGAAGaaacaaaaaggaaaacaaaGAAGTTAGCTTCTAACATAAAAAGGTTAGAACACGCATGGTTATTTTTGTCTAATTCTTTCActtctaattttgatttttttaagccATCCTTTTAATTTGTTCTCAAGGGAATGAACACAGTTGGATCTGGTGTAGATTCCCTAAAATCCCATTTTGTTCCACTATCATCATGGTCATCAGTTatagtaatttatttatttatgatttCTCCCCTCTCTCCAATAAGTTCATTTTCTTCTTGTATTGCTGAATTTCTTATAAACCAAGTAGTGAATTATCATTTTCAATGGATATTCAATCCATTTTATTCTTCAACCTTATGTTCAATCAGTTACTCTGCCGCCCCCTTAAGACTGCAACTTGTCCGTAACAGCTTATCGCTGATCATGATTAGTGAATTTCTCATCTCTATTGTGCTGTTTAGTAATATCACTTGTTAGATTCCAAAACTACTTTGATATATCGTGCAGGGTCGTGTACTTGTCCAGCACAATCTTTAGTTCAAACAAAGACAGCTATAGATTACCATTGTTTGTTGGGGAGGTCCGTATAATGCTCTCTTGATTTTAGGTTGGTGCTTATCTTGGCCCCATTTCTTGGTAGGTGCAGACCgtgcagagagagagagagagagaaccaATAAATTGGTGGTTCATATTGGGCCTATACGAATTGAAGGTTATCGTTGCTGCTAGGATTTTTGTGGTTTTACTAGTTTCATCTACATTAAACAAAACGATGGAACCCTAGAGACGGGACATTGGACCCTGTATGATGTTGTGATACAGAGGCAGCAGCACTATGCTGCAATTTCTAGGAAATAGAAGAGAGTCAAGAAAGAAAGCTGGATTCATTTTGGATGGAAAAAAATACACTAGAAATAATTGGAGACCAATACAGGTATTGTAGCACACTTGCACTCAGATAGCAATCAGAGAGCAATACAGGTTGGTGATAAACAGTGTCTAGGTGGATGATGGTATTATCATAATAGAAGTCTTAACAGAAGATAGTATTGAGTTCTAGGATTGGCTATCAAGAAACCAAGTGCTGGGATTAGACGGTGTAGGTAGGACCCCATGTTCTCCTCTCATAATCATTGCCCTGTTTGAAAGATCTTTTACAAAGCAACTCCATTCAAGTTGTGTCCGTGTGTGTTTGTTTTATCCACTCCAAATGTCAGGTCCCGTTATTCTACATTCAAATACACTCGGAATACAGACTAACGCTTCCTCTACCGTATGAGCGGCAATACGAGGAGCAACACCCCCATTCGCACTATTTCATACGCATCTACCTCAGACGGTACATAGTAATCTCTCTTTTTGTAGTAAATCTTGATTTCCATTAAAGGACTGGCAGTTGCACAAACATTATGGTGCTTTCTCTGTCTGTCCATGTATAAATGCCAATGCCTTGACTTGACCTAACCGCGTGTGCATGCACGTGTAGGTGTTCCCCCCTCTCTCACAATCCTCTCGCTACTATTAATAGTCTATTACCGGTATATACTATTCTTCTCTTATTGCTTTGCCTGTGCTGTGCTCACAACGCACgttatcaaagaaaaagaaaaaaatgcccCTCCACTGTTTACGAAGAACTCACTAAATCCCTTCTTCTCAAGAATGGGAAAGAAAGACCAAATGAGACACATTTCGAAATTCTTGTCTCCTCTTTTCGTTCTTGGTTTTTGCAGTTTTGCTTCCCTCACAGTTTGGGGTTTTGGGAAATGATCTTTTCTCCtcttacatcatcatcatcaggagCTTACAAACTAACAAACAATTCATCAATCGAGTGGGTGGGACCCAACAAGTGTTTAAGTGGGTCCCAAATTAGTTTTTAAAAGTTAGGTTAGAGTTGAAAGATGGTGATGGTGACAGTATATTGTACGTGCACGAACAAGACACATAATCGAAAACAAAGTATACGTACCAGTACAGGTGACGCAGCACGTGGTCTTCCACAGCTTGGTGGGCCACCTCATTTGTTTACCCCCGTTACCGTCGTTATCGCGCATACCTGGTGCTGGTCAACTTTTTCATACAGCCCGTTCTTATTTCCTACCTACGCACCCCAACCCCAAAGGCTCTCCTAAGCACAACCAATCGTGTAACCATGCAAATTAATAATTATAGGTCATCCGATATTTCGATCACGGGCAAATTTTGAATCACGATATGTCGTTTTCATGCCAGAATCTGTTCGTAATTGCCTGGTGCTGGTTGTTTTCATGTTCTCTTCCTCTGTAGGGGTTCGAATCCCATAATTACCAGATGTTATTCCAATTTAAGAAGTTTGGAAATAGTTTAAGAATCGCTAATATAGGATATCAACATAAAATATAATTAGAAGTAGACTTTTTTTTTGGTCACCAGTATACGACATAAACtttaggttagcttgaaaatttTGAACGATTGGACTACTAAGTATATTAACAGTTCATTGCGGTTAAAGTATAGATCAAGATCTAGATTCGTGTCTCTAAACAAATTCAGGTCGATGAGCAAATTCGTACTATCGGATACAAATCTTGGGCCATGAGACTTTGTTGGACTACCAAGTAAATCTTAGTTTATACGATAATTTTTGGGTCCAGTGGCATATTTTGAGTCTTACAGAATATGTTGTTCATCCAGCATATCTCGGGATTTAGATTTTTGGGTAACTTGGTTATTTAAAGTCTCGAAGTAGGTTTTGGCAAAGCAAAATCTTTAGTTATCAGACTTATGGTCATAATGCCATGTCTTTGGGGTCATTTAATAAACTTTAGGTCACTCACAAAACTTTGTCGTAATGATAGTTTATGGATCGCGATGCAGATCACCGAGCAATTTGAGTGACACGACAAAATACGAGTTGGTTCACGAGGATTGTGGATGCCAATGGAGTTAGCAAGATCATATCCTCGAGTTACTCTTATCGTTGTGAGGTTGTGAAGGGAAGGCAGATTGCGGTAATTGCGCATGAGGATTTACATAACACGAAAACGAATATGAAAAAGGCTGATTTTTTAGCTTTTAAGGTTGATCTCTCAAAAGCATTTGATGGAATTGAATGAGATTTTGTTATGTTTGTTTTCATGAAGCTATGCTTTTGTAAGCGTCGGTGCAAAATGATATTTGAATGCATTTCAATCGTATCTTGTCACATTTTTCTGAATGTGTCCACAGGTCATACGTCTGAATCCACTAGGGGTTTATGACAGGGTAACCCATGATCTCCTTATTTAGTTATCACTAGTTTAGAAGGTTTTTCTTGACTTTTCATGTCCGAAATCACTTATGGTGTTAAAATCAATAGAGTTTGACCCGTGATCTCTCATCTTTTATCAGTTGATGattgtttcatttttatttatttttataaagcTTCAATTCCTAAGGTAAGAAATTCAACTTAATTGCTTAACATATTTAGTGATTATTCTGGTCAGTGTGGGGTTTATTTTAGTAGAAATGTATATGGTTATGATTCTTGCAAGAGTGCGAgttaaaataatttcaaaaagTAAAGAAACATTTAGGTTCCCCTTTATTATTATAATAGATATAAGGCTTATGTTTCTTTGAAAGGATGACAAGGCTTATATTTCTCTAAAAGGATGGCAATCTAAGGTCCTATCAAAAACTGGACGAACAATTTATAGATTCTAACTTGTCTGCCTATCCTAGTCATCAGAAGATGTGTTACTCACTCCCCAAAAAGGTGTTAGATAAACTTGAAAAAAccgagaatttttttttgatagaataAAGAAGATCCTAAGAAAGTTATTTATCTCAAGGCTTGGAGTTCTATATGTACTCTTAAATCTCAAGGGGGTCTCAAAATAAAAAATCCCCATAATTTTGACTATTTCTTGTTAGCTAGTTCGGATTGGAGACTAGTTAATAATCCTAATTAGTTGTGGATTCAACTTTTGAAAGGGAAATACTTTCTTAAAACTCATGTTTTATAAAAGCACACGATCAAAAACACTTCTTGGATATGGTCTTGAATATGTAAAGACCTTGAAATAATTTGAAATTCAATTTATGAACTGATAGGGTTAATTCTTCAGTAAGAATTTTTAAAGGTAACTGGATTCCTGGTGATGACACATTAAATTGTATCCATCCTAATACTCCCGGGTTAGTTAAAAATTTAATTGATGAATCTGGGTCTTGGGATGTCCCACATTCATTGTTTGATTTGCATACTGTGCATAAGAttcaatctgtatggattaaaaaGAATGGTGATGACACCTTATACTGGACTGGTACTAAGTCTGGTTTATTTACTACTAAGTCTGCATATTCTCATATTTCTGGAAATCATAACAAAATAGAGTTTATTTTCTGAGAAAGCTTTGGAAATTACAAGTCATCCCTAGAGTAAAATtgtttatttggaaaatgtttGCTGATGTTTTGCCTTTGAATGATAACATTGATGCTTTCTCTTCTAAGTCTGTTGCAGATTGTCTTTTTTGTAATTTTGGTGTGCCTGAAACTGGCAgtcatttttttattaaatttccATTTGTGAGATATGTTTGCTTTCATTTAGGAATTCCTTGTCCTACTTATAACAATTCTTTTGACTGGGGAAAACAATGGTTTCCTCACCCAGGGAATATATGGAGTCAAATTTATGCTTGTATTACATGATTTATCTGGAAATATATGAACAAAGTGTTGTTTGGTAGGATTCAACCTAGTCCGTTTGACCTAACAACCTAGTTAATGATAAAAATTCTCCAATGGAATATCAATTATTCTTTGGATTCCAATCAAAAACACATGGTAGAAGTTCAAGAAAGGAATATATTCATCTATGCCCCCAATCCTTGATATACATTACCAAATTGATGTTTTCTTTAAATATGAGACAAGATAGTATGGGGTTGGAGTGGTTCTTATACGGAGAATTATTATTGAAGATCGCAGATTCTACTCTAGTTTCACTACAAGACCAGATGCTAGAAAAGCCCTTGTTGTTCACTAGAAAATTCTTGGGCAAAACAACAAATAAACAAGAAACTGGAACTCCTTTGTGACTGTCACGGTATAGTTTCCTTCATGAATGAAAAAATGATCAACAACGACACTTGGGAAGCTTTTTCCGTTCTTCGGGATGCGACGCAAAAAATTTAGGCTTATGATTATGCTAAAATCGTCCATGTAAATAGAAATCAAGCCTCTTTTGCTGATAAACTTGCTACTTTTACGGACTCTCTCATCCATCTATGTATTTACATGATACAAAGTTGAACTCCCTAAGGAGAGGAGATGTATTATTCTCGGGttaatttttaatatattttttgtttattaaaaagaaaaaactttatttcgatgtttttttttttgctttgagaGTGGGTTTTAAAGTATGCTTCAAACATCATTTCAAGAAATATAAAGTCACGCCTAATCATTTACGGGCATCATAACCCGTCAATATATAAAATGATAGAACTCACTATAGGGTTGCTTTCCAGATAGAAGAAAATCTAGGATATAATATTGATATGTGTAACTGGATTTGTAGATTTGGAATATATGGGAACAGTATGAAAGATGTTAGAATGATATCAACTATCTGACTTTGAACTCAACCTCAACTTCCTACGCAGGAATAATGTTTATAGGTAATAGCTTTGCCTGTGTTCTCCAATGTCTTGTATAAAAATTATATCATGCGTTAATGAATAATGATGCAATTATTTATGACATATTTTTATGATgcacaaaaatgaaaaatatggttTTTGGTTATTTAGCTGCCAGGTGATCTAGTATATATTATAATTGTTTAAAACATACGAATTGATTAAATCATTTAAATTGAATGAAACATATAACAAGTTAAACACAAACGCATGAGTCGGGTTGGGACTTCATTATAAGTTGTCTTTTTCTACTTAAAGAACATCTTTGGTAAAAGTTGAAGGAATTGAATTTTGACAGTTATCTCGAAAGGCATTGTAACACCCGCAATTTTTACATGTCGCGCTCTCAAAAATGTGTCATTTGTACGAGacgaagcttcatctcaagcttgttgcgcGTTTCCGACAGGTTGGCCCAAAATAGAagttgcaccatcatggtgcatcaCCTCATGGGTGGTTGGCGGGGATAAATACTGCACAACCGTGATGCAATACTCAAGTTGGCTAACGATCCATAAGTGAATAGCGTACCATCATGGTGCATTACGCAAGGGTGCATGACATAACGGTCAAGATTAATGAAGCATGCATGTCAAAGTGCTTACCAAATTGAAATTCtagaaatgtcaataagacatatataggaagTGGTAGTTGGTTGAGGTGCACTGAGCGGAGATGCATCAATAAGCTTCAATGGTTAGCCGATAAAGCTTATATGATGCTAAAGCATCATTACAGCGTGTTGCTTATTCAAGAGAGTTTTATGATGTGCATCCGTCATCGTTGCTACGTTGTTAAACCAAGAATGCACCTCCATAGTGCCAAACGAAGGAAATGCAAATGATGCACGCTTTTGAACATCATTTGAAGACCATTTGGTCTATACGGACTAAGATATTTCTTGAATATGGCCTTGTATATCTTGTCCTTATGTTGATGAACTACGATCAATGTTTAATCGCTTTGAGCCACGGGGGAAGGTATCTAGGCATTCACAATGAGCTGCAACATTAGTGGTCCGGAAGCTTGTCGcgtatatcatctaattgcgagtgACATTATGGTAACTCATATCATCTAGCTTGGAAAGGCAAGGAAAGAGATGATTATTTACATACTTGATGAGGTAAATGCAttacattccttggatgctcatactgccTATTAAGCCATCGACGCAGGCACGCACCAACTACATAAGACATAGGCATCACAAGGATGATACAAGGCAAGAATAGTATGAGTCTGGATGATGCACTCTTAGCACAAGCCATACATTTTCATACATTCATCTCAATGCCAAGGCGAAGTAAGAAATCAGGAATAGGCTTACAGTGGCCTATGTGCAAGTTCATGGCATGCATCATGCTTGGACAGGACTCGGAAGTCAGTGATGCACGAAAAATATATCAACATTAGCCTTCAGGCTTTATACACTTCGCAGaaaaagggtaagttggaacaatGTGGAAGTTTTATTTAAAGCATCATGCTTGCAAAGACAAATCGACGTGCATTTATCAAACAATAATTGAAGATTTAGGACCGGATCACTAGCATTAGAGTCGGAAAGGTTCGGCAGGCACGGTTGGATATAGTACGCAAGATTTTCTgctccgtcacagttggtatcaaaaCAAGTTCCGGGAAAACACTAGGGACTGTGCGTTATGAAATCTTAGCGATTATTTTATAATTAGACTACAAAATTTAAGTTGGAAGAGTATGTCAATGGTTGCACGTAAAGAGAAGGCCTAACTGAGATTACAATTACTTTGGCATCGAATTAGACTTAATCGAGTGTTGTGAGTTTCCCAGGCCTTAAATGGTGACCCACCAGATAATTGGCGACCCATAAGACCATTAGAAACTGACAAACGGTGTCTTGCATTCGATTGAAAAGGCATTAGAGTTTGGTCCTCATGGTACTGTGCTAAGATTTTGCTTGTCATTTAGATGAACCTTGCCAAACTATGAACTTTTTGGGATTCCTAGGTGTGGCGGTGGACGTGCACTTAGGATCATGTGTTAAGATATCCTTTTGGAAATCCTAAGGATGTGATGGGACGCTTGCTTATGGGATCCATATCGATATTCTCGGTAGTGTTGTATAATCTCTTAGGATTCATGAGTATGCGGTATGGGACCTATGCTCAGAAGGTCTTGATTGTTGTTTACAACAAACTGAATAAACCTtgtgtgatttctgagcatcatGGCATGAGACATATGCTCAGGAGATCCAAACCGAAGAAGCTTGtccataattttttattttgaatttagGTTCTTTAAAGGGGGTGATGATGTAACAACTGCACTTTTCACATGACGCATGTTCAAAGATGTGTCACTGGCATGAGATGAAACTTCATCTCAAGCTTGTGTTACGCGTTTCAGTCAAGTTGGTTCAAGATCGAAATTGTATCATCATGGTGCATCAGAGCAGCAGGTGTCTGGCCGAGAGCAATATCTCACCATCATGGTGCAATACTCAAGATGGCCACCGGTCCATAACTGAATAACGAACCATCACGGTGCATTATGCAAGGGTTCATGCCATAACTatcatgaatagtgaagcaggcatgtaaAAATGCTCCCCAATTTGAAGTTATAGAAATTTCAATAAAATGTATATATATacaggggtagttggttgaaggtgcattgtTCGAAGATGCACCAATAAACTTCAAAGCTTAGATGGTAATACCTATATGATGCAAAATCATCTTTGTGGAAAGTTGAATACTCAAGAGAGTTTCATGATGTGTACGAATCATCGTTATTATGTTGTTAAACCAAGAATACATCACCATGGTGCAAAACGAACGAAAGGCCAATGATACAAtcttacatatattttcaaaaggcCATTGTCTTATACGTACGGACTAAGATATTGTATTTCTTTGAACTTGCAACACAAGTTGTCTTTAGTAGCTTGTCCCGAAGTTGATGAATTACAATAAGTGATTGATCCATTCGATCCATAAATGAGGGtgtgtaggcagccgcaatgagttgcaacattagTATTTTATTATCTTGTCACTCATATAATCTAATTACGAGTGATTGCGACATT
This DNA window, taken from Papaver somniferum cultivar HN1 chromosome 3, ASM357369v1, whole genome shotgun sequence, encodes the following:
- the LOC113357221 gene encoding UDP-rhamnose/UDP-galactose transporter 6-like, which translates into the protein MAPSSKADKKAALDAASWMFNVVTSVGIIIVNKALMATYGFSFATTLTGLHFATTTLMTFVLRWLGYIQPTHLPLSELLKFVLFANFSIVGMNVSLMWNSVGFYQIAKLSMIPVSCILEVILDKIRYSRDTKLSILLVLLGVAVCTVTDVSVNTKGFVAAIVAVWSTSLQQYYVHHLQRKYQLGSFSLLGHTAPVQAASLLVVGPFLDYWLTGKRVDHYDYNVVSVLFITSSCIIAIGTNLSQFICIGRFTAVSFQVLGHMKTILVLILGFILFGKEGLNPQVVLGMIIAVLGMIWYGNASSKPGGKERRSSHSLPTSRPQKHGSDTSETDGKI